A single region of the Arthrobacter sp. zg-Y20 genome encodes:
- a CDS encoding SDR family oxidoreductase, whose translation MNQDNVSETAESHAGANPLPGIIEQDQARSAEQAAPDRPSSGVVLVAGAGGVIGRHAADEYARRGWKVRGASRRPVPAAAWEHLSVDLLDAGTARDGLAAASDTTHLVFGAYIERPTSAELSEVNTALLRNTLDALRSAGAPLRHVTLYQGGKAYGAHLGYFNAPAKERDPRLIQPNFYYDQEDLLRQAARERGFELTVLRPEGVIGYATGNPMNLLMAIAVYAAVSRELGQPLRFPGTVAAYDALYQVTDAELLARAAVWSGSEPAAAGEIFNITNGDQFRWRQLWPAFAKHFGMDYAEPQPVPLVDAMPQYAELWEQMTERYGLQQTPYADLVRWEFADFIFRSEFDNVSSTIKARQAGFGDCLDSEDRFLELFDALAAQKIIPGPAA comes from the coding sequence ATGAATCAGGACAACGTCTCCGAAACCGCCGAATCGCACGCCGGCGCCAACCCGTTGCCCGGCATCATCGAGCAGGACCAGGCACGTTCGGCCGAGCAGGCAGCACCGGACCGGCCCTCATCCGGTGTGGTCCTCGTGGCGGGTGCCGGCGGCGTCATCGGACGGCATGCCGCGGACGAGTATGCCCGCCGCGGCTGGAAGGTCCGCGGTGCCAGCCGCCGCCCGGTCCCGGCCGCCGCATGGGAGCACCTCTCCGTGGACCTCCTCGACGCCGGCACGGCCCGCGACGGTCTTGCCGCGGCGTCGGACACCACACACCTGGTGTTCGGCGCCTACATTGAGCGCCCGACGTCGGCCGAACTATCCGAGGTCAACACAGCCCTGCTGCGCAACACCTTGGACGCGCTGCGCTCGGCCGGTGCTCCGCTGCGCCACGTGACGCTGTACCAGGGCGGCAAGGCCTATGGCGCGCATCTGGGCTATTTCAACGCCCCGGCGAAGGAACGCGACCCGCGGCTGATCCAGCCCAACTTCTATTACGACCAGGAAGACCTGCTCCGCCAGGCAGCCCGGGAGCGCGGATTCGAACTCACCGTGCTGCGCCCGGAAGGCGTGATCGGTTACGCCACCGGCAACCCCATGAACCTGCTGATGGCCATTGCCGTGTATGCCGCCGTCAGCCGGGAACTGGGCCAGCCGCTGCGCTTCCCCGGCACGGTGGCCGCCTACGATGCGCTCTACCAGGTCACCGATGCCGAGCTGCTGGCCCGGGCCGCGGTCTGGTCCGGGTCGGAGCCGGCGGCCGCCGGGGAAATCTTCAACATCACCAACGGTGACCAGTTCCGGTGGCGGCAGCTCTGGCCGGCATTCGCTAAGCATTTCGGCATGGACTACGCCGAACCGCAGCCCGTTCCTCTGGTGGACGCCATGCCGCAGTACGCCGAGCTGTGGGAGCAGATGACCGAGCGGTACGGCCTGCAGCAGACACCGTATGCGGATTTGGTGCGCTGGGAGTTCGCCGACTTCATTTTCCGCTCGGAGTTCGACAACGTTTCTTCCACCATCAAGGCACGGCAGGCCGGTTTCGGCGACTGCCTGGATTCGGAGGACCGCTTCCTGGAGCTCTTCGACGCCCTGGCAGCACAGAAAATCATTCCTGGCCCCGCCGCCTGA
- a CDS encoding MFS transporter, which yields MGSTSGSIWSKRAFRGLWLANAVEHAGHAVAMFAVSVAMITVLDATEAEVGLVAPLSSAGPLLFGLVAGVAVDRWGRRRTMFTMTWIRAAAYGCAVALFCLGWLAAWQLLAVLVVVSIADSFFMAAQTSLLPILVGRPRIPEAASSLMATDQVISLVGPAATGQLVKLLPAPAALGLSALAQLVAAVGLARLPDDEPGTAKTERPSVRAAVADGWRFMTGHRLLLAMVLTAATNNFAAGLYQAAETWFILEELALDPAVFGAVWSVSAVGGILGAVAAPRLGRAIGPLRAMLLAGLMMPLNFALIPLTALWPQLAVPSIGVSFTLFGLALGFMSVNGTALFTQLTPDAMLSRFSATRRTITQGSFVVGGLLGAMLLAVAGAVPTLWAAVAIALLQGVFLLRMGVPRRGGPTPAELPDEVAAAT from the coding sequence TTGGGCAGCACATCGGGTTCCATCTGGTCCAAGCGTGCCTTCCGGGGGCTGTGGCTGGCCAACGCGGTGGAGCATGCCGGGCATGCAGTGGCCATGTTCGCCGTCTCGGTAGCAATGATCACCGTCCTGGACGCCACCGAGGCCGAGGTAGGCCTGGTCGCGCCGCTGAGCAGCGCGGGGCCGCTGCTGTTCGGGCTGGTGGCCGGAGTAGCGGTGGACCGCTGGGGCCGGCGCCGGACCATGTTCACGATGACCTGGATCCGGGCGGCTGCGTACGGCTGCGCCGTGGCCTTGTTCTGCCTGGGCTGGTTGGCTGCATGGCAGCTGCTGGCGGTGCTGGTGGTAGTGAGTATTGCGGACTCGTTTTTCATGGCCGCCCAGACATCGCTGCTGCCCATACTGGTGGGAAGGCCACGGATTCCTGAGGCCGCCTCATCCCTGATGGCAACCGACCAGGTGATCTCCTTGGTCGGTCCGGCAGCCACCGGGCAGCTGGTGAAGCTGCTGCCGGCACCCGCCGCGCTGGGGCTGAGCGCCCTGGCCCAGCTGGTGGCCGCCGTCGGCCTGGCCCGGCTGCCCGACGACGAACCGGGCACGGCGAAAACTGAGCGCCCGTCCGTCCGAGCCGCCGTCGCGGACGGCTGGCGGTTCATGACCGGCCATCGGCTGCTGCTGGCCATGGTCCTGACCGCGGCTACGAACAACTTTGCTGCGGGGCTGTACCAGGCCGCGGAAACCTGGTTCATCTTGGAGGAGCTGGCATTGGATCCGGCTGTTTTCGGTGCCGTCTGGTCCGTCAGCGCCGTCGGCGGGATCCTTGGCGCGGTGGCCGCTCCGAGACTAGGACGGGCGATCGGGCCGTTGCGTGCCATGCTGCTTGCCGGCCTGATGATGCCGCTGAACTTTGCCCTGATTCCGCTCACCGCTCTGTGGCCGCAGCTTGCGGTGCCCAGCATAGGGGTCTCCTTCACGCTGTTCGGACTTGCGCTGGGGTTCATGAGCGTCAACGGCACGGCGCTGTTCACTCAGCTGACCCCTGACGCGATGCTCTCCCGGTTCTCGGCCACCCGCCGGACCATCACCCAGGGCAGTTTTGTGGTTGGCGGGCTTCTGGGTGCGATGCTGCTGGCCGTGGCCGGTGCCGTGCCGACGCTCTGGGCGGCCGTGGCCATTGCCCTGCTGCAGGGCGTATTCCTGTTGCGGATGGGGGTTCCACGCCGGGGCGGCCCGACGCCTGCCGAGCTGCCGGATGAGGTGGCTGCCGCCACGTAG
- a CDS encoding PLP-dependent cysteine synthase family protein, translating into MNSHTSRDRSWAEDAIRRIEAEAARSADTHLFQIPVPTGWAVKVYLKDESTHRTGSLKHRLARSLFLFGLVNGWIREGTTVVEASSGSTAVSEAYFAQLLGVPFIAVMTRTTSAEKIALIQQYGGSCHFVDDPSEVYAAAEDLARSTGGHYMDQFTYAERATDWRGNNNIAESIFSQLSLEEHPVPEWIVVGAGTGGTSATLGRYIRYHRYPTRLAVVDPERSAFFPAWQTPDVPAVGGPSRIEGIGRPRPEPSFIPAVIDHMIQVPDAASVAAARHLRSVAGLHAGPSTGTNLWGVWQLAAEMEAQGKAGSIVSLMCDSGDRYAASYGDDDWLASRGLDPAPAEARLQELFATGKWPAP; encoded by the coding sequence GTGAATAGCCATACCAGTCGGGACCGCAGCTGGGCCGAAGACGCCATCCGCCGGATCGAAGCCGAGGCGGCACGTTCCGCCGACACACACCTGTTCCAAATTCCGGTGCCCACGGGCTGGGCGGTCAAGGTGTACCTCAAGGACGAGTCGACGCACCGGACCGGCAGCCTCAAGCACCGGCTGGCCCGGTCCCTGTTCCTCTTTGGACTGGTGAACGGCTGGATCCGGGAAGGCACCACCGTGGTGGAGGCTTCCAGCGGGTCCACGGCCGTATCCGAAGCCTACTTTGCGCAGCTGCTGGGCGTGCCGTTCATCGCCGTGATGACCAGGACCACCAGTGCGGAGAAGATCGCGCTGATCCAGCAGTACGGCGGCAGCTGCCACTTTGTGGACGATCCTTCCGAGGTCTACGCCGCAGCCGAGGACCTTGCCCGCAGCACCGGCGGCCACTATATGGACCAGTTCACCTACGCCGAGCGGGCCACGGATTGGCGCGGCAACAACAACATTGCCGAATCGATCTTTTCCCAGCTGTCGCTGGAGGAGCATCCGGTGCCCGAATGGATTGTGGTGGGCGCTGGCACCGGCGGGACCAGCGCGACCCTGGGCCGGTACATCCGCTACCACCGTTATCCCACCCGGCTGGCGGTGGTGGACCCGGAACGTTCGGCCTTCTTCCCCGCCTGGCAGACCCCCGATGTGCCCGCCGTGGGCGGACCGTCCCGGATCGAGGGGATCGGCCGGCCGCGCCCTGAACCGAGCTTCATTCCGGCCGTGATCGACCACATGATCCAGGTGCCCGACGCCGCCTCCGTGGCCGCTGCAAGGCACCTGCGGAGTGTGGCCGGGCTGCATGCGGGGCCGTCCACGGGCACCAACCTCTGGGGCGTATGGCAGCTCGCCGCCGAGATGGAAGCACAGGGCAAGGCCGGCAGCATCGTGTCGCTGATGTGCGATTCGGGGGACCGCTATGCGGCGTCTTACGGCGACGACGACTGGCTGGCTTCCCGGGGCCTGGATCCGGCTCCCGCAGAGGCCCGGCTGCAGGAACTCTTCGCCACCGGAAAGTGGCCCGCGCCCTAG